A region of Candidatus Cloacimonadota bacterium DNA encodes the following proteins:
- a CDS encoding PorT family protein, which produces LQYSTDSNFIVQPEILYSQKGFTFKAATVDNTTAMDYVEVPILLKYNVRAAKGLNLQPTVAPSWVMPWLQKTYSKVLSLTMRPIYWKISTA; this is translated from the coding sequence TTCTGCAATACAGCACCGACTCGAACTTTATCGTGCAGCCAGAGATTCTTTACAGCCAGAAAGGTTTTACTTTCAAGGCTGCGACAGTTGACAACACCACCGCCATGGACTATGTGGAAGTTCCCATCCTTCTGAAATACAACGTTAGAGCAGCCAAAGGTCTTAATCTTCAGCCCACAGTGGCCCCTTCGTGGGTTATGCCGTGGTTGCAAAAAACATATTCAAAGGTGTTGTCATTGACGATGAGACCGATTTATTGGAAGATATCAACCGCCTGA